Proteins encoded in a region of the Neodiprion virginianus isolate iyNeoVirg1 chromosome 2, iyNeoVirg1.1, whole genome shotgun sequence genome:
- the LOC124297491 gene encoding uncharacterized protein LOC124297491 translates to MDASDDASVDAEGPLDPRIQIELENLNNCTDEINKLEIELDEAHTAFRQLLSDSTRRLKEIANKIGTGCIEKARCYYKALEVAQQAQIQCQRQAQLFQRASEIHSAAKETVTLAEAGFISHRHEWNFDQAWQDMLNHATIKVMDAENQKAECGREHLRRATLFHDAEKKVQQLEEKHRRAIIKSKPYFEIRAQCDEMLATQKARVECLQKGVKKAKDTYARSLRILEDISNQIHQRRRDYDMTKGPREPGVGAELISPTASLSYEAELDKLSLSRINSLASSEPDIDERTRDFEDVDDLKQRMEQLSTRSVDGSESNSSQWELELQASVERLNTLPIRKLNSFTTDEVSKDFGDFKFSESGLVSDDNCCQISPQVQRSRNNYDNESRISFNHGLTTVKRPLERTDSAICYKDWHSMAEQTTNSSSISSETPSKTQNTLSASLNNDVESENCPISRQEGTADNVEKRDGPSGMDSQNINLTYAKKKISVDLSNLEIDDITESNFENLLNSQSDENVVRSLGLRKEKCNSKNDCEEMFHFSKCDGTHSKLKNNVHQLNENRISNDKSKLGYNSSSSTPVKRRLTSKLEIAKSCENSLNRDFVECPRTKRPSSKTSSVRELPLLSLIQRFPETQFSRDKSCSLTNLAENHSFTTFPGGSNF, encoded by the exons ATGGACGCCTCGGACGACGCGAGCGTCGACGCTGAGGGTCCTTTGGACCCCCGCATTCAG ATCGAATTGGAGAATCTCAACAATTGCACAGACGAAATCAATAAACTAGAAATTGAATTAGAT GAAGCGCACACAGCATTTCGCCAATTGTTATCAGATTCGACAAGACGATTGAAAGAGATAGCGAATAAAATAGGAACAGGCTGCATAGAGAAAGCAAGATGTTATTACAAAGCATTAGAAGTGGCTCAGCAGGCTCAG ATACAGTGTCAACGTCAAGCACAGCTCTTCCAGAGGGCTAGCGAAATCCATTCTGCAGCGAAAGAAACCGTCACTTTGGCCGAGGCAGGATTTATTTCGCATCGTCATGAGTGGAACTTTGATCAAGCATGGCAAGACATGCTGAATCATGCAACTATCAAG GTCATGGATGCGGAAAATCAAAAAGCCGAATGCGGAAGAGAGCATCTGAGGCGAGCAACTCTCTTTCACGATGCTGAAAAAAAGGTTCAACAGCTTGAGGAGAAACATCGTAGAGCAATAATCAAATCAAAACCGTATTTTGAAATCAGAGCTCAGTGTGACGAGATGCTGGCAACTCAGAAGGCAAGAGTGGAATGTTTGCAGAAGGGAGTTAAAAAAGCGAAAGATACCTATGCCAGAAGTCTCAGAATACTGGAGGACATCAGCAATCAAATTCATCAGCGTAGACGAGACTATG atatgACCAAGGGGCCGAGAGAACCTGGTGTTGGTGCTGAGCTTATAAGTCCGACGGCAAGTTTAAGTTATGAAGCTGAATTGGATAAATTGAGCTTAAGCAGGATAAACTCTTTAGCCAGCAGTGAACCAGACATCGATGAAAGAACTCGGGACTTCGAG GATGTTGACGACTTGAAACAACGAATGGAACAACTCAGTACTCGTTCTGTCGATGGAAGCGAGTCTAATTCGAGTCAATGGGAGTTGGAGTTACAGGCCAGTGTTGAGAGGCTTAATACCTTACCCATTAGAAAGCTAAATTCCTTTACCACAGATGAAGTGAGTAAAGACTTTGGTGACTTTAAGTTCAGTGAAAGCGGCCTAGTGTCTGATGATAACTGTTGTCAAATTTCGCCTCAAGTTCAAAGGTCACGGAACAATTACGATAACGAATCTAGAATATCATTCAATCACGGGTTAACCACTGTTAAAAGACCTTTAGAACGAACGGACTCGGCGATATGTTATAAAGATTGGCACTCAATGGCTGAGCAAACGACTAATTCAAGTTCGATCTCATCTGAAACTCCTTCGAAAACTCAAAATACCCTTTCAGCTTCATTGAACAATGACGTCGAAAGTGAAAATTGTCCGATTAGTCGACAAGAAGGTACTGCAGACAATGTTGAAAAACGTGATGGGCCGAGTGGCATGGATTCGCAAAACATCAACCTAACTTatgcgaaaaagaaaatttcagtgGATCTGTCGAATTTGGAAATAGATGACATCACTgaatcgaatttcgaaaacCTATTAAATTCTCAAAGCGATGAAAATGTTGTAAGATCGTTGGGATTGCGTAAAGAAAAGTgtaattcgaaaaatgattGCGAAGAAATGTTCCATTTTAGCAAATGTGATGGCACCCATTCTAAGCTTAAAAATAATGTTCatcaattgaatgaaaatcgtatCAGTAATGATAAAAGTAAGCTTGGATATAACAGTTCAAGCTCTACTCCTGTCAAGCGTCGACTAACGTCTAAATTAGAGATAGCTAAATCTTGTGAAAATAGCTTGAACAGAGATTTCGTGGAGTGTCCAAGAACTAAAAGGCCAAGTTCGAAAACTTCAAGTGTCAGAGAACTTCCGCTGCTATCACTTATTCAAAGATTTCCAGAAACGCAATTTTCTAGAGACAAAAGTTGCAGCCTGACGAACTTGGCTGAAAACCATAGTTTTACAACTTTTCCGGGtggttcaaatttttga